In Stieleria varia, one genomic interval encodes:
- a CDS encoding PVC-type heme-binding CxxCH protein: MNNKPHARRCAIFVALSLSIINGVVNAQDSDPSFHTLVLSEQFHSEGAAVADLDGDGHNDIVSGPFWYRGPDFRNRTPYAAVKDYSIKQYSDHFFSFIDDFNDDGRVDILSIPIPGGAAVWYENPGGDSTGSSHPWRSHPVLSTVDNESPTFADINGDGRKELVCIHQGNFGYAVHDREQPGAPWNFKPISTDRQYGRFTHGLGVGDVDGDGRMDLLETNGWWQQPADGGTPFVFHANKFAESGGSQMYAYDIDGDGDNDVVSVANAHAFGLNWFERRGKGDDYLFVKHLITGDQPSQNPYGLAPTQMHAVALADMDGDGVLDIVTGKRFFAHGGGDPGAFQLPLLMWWQTRRTGNGVEFVPHVIHQRSGVGTQVTIADVDGNGFPDVVVGNKLGTFVSLNSGQNLASHALPQINQPYSLVGTDEFAKHVRETDPLTAEDEQKTFTLPDGFEAQLVACEPEIAKPLNMAFDARGRLWVTSSTEYPYPAPDDRPGQDTIKILEDTDGDGRADKFTTFADGLNIPIGLYPYQDGVICFSIPNVLFLRDTDGDSVADTREVLYGPMDTTRDTHGMCNAFTRGLDGWLYACHGFNNQSTVAGRDGHQITMRSGNTFRMRLDGSRIEHFTHGQVNPFGMAQSINGDLFTADCHTKPITLLMQGGYSESFGAPHDGLGFVPPVMNHLHGSTAIGGIALYQSPQFPPTFYNSAFGGNVMTGRVNRNSLQYVGSSVVAREEPDFVISSDPWFRPVDLQVGPDGALYVADFYNRIIGHYEVPLTHPGRDRHRGRIWRIVYTGNGDRRDVPEDFTRTTAITSVAATTVEQTLDLLKSENPTVRNSAADHLVDDLGDAIKQPAAKRLAVATDPMEVVHLAWVLFRLDALTDEQLGRLIQSDEALIRNHAFRILGASSEPPGGHVDLLTAGLVDNDPLVRRSAAMASAQHRDSALMEPLLKSLHAVNPSDVHLRHAIRMALRDHLSDRDWFAQLASKISQNTDDKSRQRDVSAVCELCLALKTDHAGEFLAGHLATLSDLPRERLSLYLSFAAQYASTQHLTSIAQLSRDRFAGDQAYQEELLNSLRAGIIKRGDAIPDAIQSWALDLAARHLGVDLSDPQSKPRVDSTPIAWSYVTHPAGNSADNPWAVSERRSSADGQSGSVLYSSFPKGEQRTGIYRSGRFTLPDSFSFYMAGHDGFPSKPLQQLNFVRLIDAGTNAVLQQWSPPRNDTAQRIDWQTGQHAGKDVVIELVDGDTATAYAWLAVGRFSVDGLNPSQVLSNWRRGAALACDFQLTELTPALATLLSHPALDAETATEIANALIADHPTAVRSTLAQSFVVTGITDELRSKLVQQLLANDGIDQATELVSQVMAIASSAQQKRLAGSLASDRPGASVLIRCIELGRGSPSMLADAAIAGKLSAVIDEQQSQRVAFLTATLPAVDPAVASQIDGRRASLLAGLGSAETGKKLFDQHCGVCHQVAGQGHAVGPNLDGIGNRGLERLAEDVLMPNQNVDVAFRASLVLTDDGKVYNGIVKRTEGTQLVLVDSTGKEVSIAVDTIEKQKATTLSPMPANFAETLSEQQCKDLFAYLMSLSR, encoded by the coding sequence TTGAATAACAAGCCCCACGCACGGCGATGCGCGATCTTCGTCGCGTTGTCGCTCTCCATCATCAACGGCGTCGTCAACGCACAGGATTCCGATCCCTCTTTTCACACGCTGGTGCTCAGCGAACAATTCCACAGTGAAGGCGCCGCGGTAGCCGACCTGGACGGCGATGGACATAACGACATCGTCTCGGGGCCGTTTTGGTATCGCGGGCCGGATTTCCGAAACCGAACGCCATATGCTGCGGTCAAGGATTACTCGATCAAGCAATACTCGGATCACTTCTTCAGTTTCATCGACGATTTCAATGACGATGGTCGCGTGGACATTCTGTCGATCCCGATCCCAGGTGGGGCCGCGGTTTGGTACGAGAACCCTGGCGGCGACTCGACTGGCAGCAGTCACCCATGGCGTTCGCATCCGGTTTTGTCCACCGTAGATAATGAGTCCCCCACGTTCGCCGACATCAACGGAGACGGACGAAAGGAACTGGTTTGTATCCACCAAGGCAACTTCGGCTATGCCGTGCACGACCGCGAACAGCCTGGCGCTCCGTGGAACTTCAAACCGATTTCGACGGATCGACAGTACGGTCGATTCACACACGGACTGGGCGTCGGAGATGTCGATGGCGACGGTCGAATGGACTTGTTGGAGACCAACGGCTGGTGGCAGCAACCCGCTGATGGCGGCACACCCTTTGTCTTTCACGCCAACAAGTTCGCCGAATCAGGCGGCTCGCAGATGTACGCCTACGACATCGACGGCGATGGAGACAATGATGTGGTTTCGGTTGCCAATGCGCACGCGTTCGGGCTGAATTGGTTCGAGCGACGCGGAAAGGGTGATGACTATCTGTTCGTCAAACATCTCATCACCGGCGATCAGCCAAGCCAAAATCCCTACGGCTTGGCTCCCACTCAAATGCACGCGGTTGCGCTGGCTGACATGGACGGCGACGGAGTGCTGGACATCGTGACCGGCAAACGATTCTTTGCTCACGGCGGCGGCGATCCGGGCGCGTTTCAACTGCCGTTGTTGATGTGGTGGCAAACCCGACGAACGGGCAACGGCGTGGAGTTCGTTCCGCATGTGATTCACCAACGTAGCGGGGTGGGTACGCAAGTCACGATTGCAGACGTGGACGGCAATGGGTTTCCCGATGTCGTCGTGGGCAACAAGTTGGGCACGTTTGTGAGTCTGAATTCGGGACAGAACCTCGCGTCGCACGCGTTACCACAAATCAACCAGCCCTATTCGTTGGTTGGGACCGATGAATTTGCCAAACATGTGCGAGAAACCGATCCGCTGACAGCAGAAGACGAACAGAAAACGTTCACCTTGCCCGACGGATTCGAAGCCCAATTGGTGGCGTGCGAGCCGGAGATTGCCAAGCCATTGAACATGGCCTTTGACGCGAGAGGACGCTTGTGGGTGACCAGCAGCACCGAGTATCCGTACCCTGCGCCAGATGATCGCCCGGGACAAGACACGATCAAGATCCTGGAGGACACCGATGGAGACGGTCGAGCCGACAAGTTCACGACCTTTGCCGATGGCCTGAACATTCCGATCGGTTTGTATCCCTACCAAGACGGTGTGATCTGTTTCAGCATTCCCAACGTCCTGTTCCTGCGTGACACCGACGGTGACTCTGTCGCGGACACTCGCGAAGTGTTGTACGGACCGATGGACACGACCCGTGATACCCACGGAATGTGCAACGCGTTCACGCGAGGACTCGACGGTTGGCTGTACGCGTGTCACGGCTTCAACAATCAGTCCACCGTCGCGGGTCGCGATGGGCATCAGATCACGATGCGTTCGGGCAACACGTTTCGCATGCGACTGGACGGATCACGGATCGAACACTTCACGCACGGACAAGTCAACCCGTTTGGGATGGCGCAATCGATCAACGGCGACCTGTTCACGGCCGATTGCCATACCAAACCGATCACCTTGTTGATGCAAGGCGGCTACAGCGAGAGCTTCGGTGCGCCACATGATGGACTCGGATTTGTGCCTCCCGTGATGAATCACTTGCACGGCTCAACGGCGATCGGCGGCATTGCACTCTATCAATCGCCACAGTTCCCGCCGACGTTTTACAACAGTGCGTTCGGTGGCAATGTGATGACAGGACGGGTCAACCGCAACTCGTTGCAGTACGTCGGCTCCAGTGTCGTGGCGAGAGAAGAACCTGATTTTGTGATCTCGTCGGATCCTTGGTTTCGACCTGTCGATTTGCAAGTCGGTCCCGACGGAGCACTGTACGTCGCCGATTTCTACAATCGGATCATCGGCCACTACGAAGTCCCGCTGACACACCCGGGACGCGATCGACATCGTGGACGTATTTGGCGGATCGTGTACACCGGCAATGGCGACCGACGCGACGTGCCGGAGGATTTCACCCGCACGACAGCAATCACATCGGTCGCTGCCACCACGGTGGAACAAACGCTGGACTTGCTGAAAAGCGAGAATCCGACCGTGCGAAATTCTGCGGCAGATCACTTGGTCGATGACTTGGGCGATGCAATCAAGCAGCCCGCGGCAAAACGTCTTGCGGTGGCCACCGATCCGATGGAAGTCGTCCATCTGGCGTGGGTGCTGTTTCGATTGGACGCACTGACTGACGAACAGCTTGGACGGTTGATTCAGTCCGACGAAGCACTGATTCGCAACCACGCTTTCAGAATACTGGGTGCGTCATCAGAACCTCCGGGCGGACATGTCGACCTGTTGACCGCAGGGCTGGTCGATAACGATCCGTTGGTCCGACGCAGTGCAGCCATGGCGTCGGCACAGCATCGTGATTCCGCGTTGATGGAACCCCTGTTGAAATCACTGCATGCAGTGAACCCGTCCGACGTGCATCTACGACACGCGATTCGGATGGCATTGCGAGATCATCTCTCCGATCGCGATTGGTTTGCACAGTTGGCAAGCAAGATTTCACAAAACACGGATGACAAATCACGACAACGCGACGTGTCTGCTGTTTGTGAGTTGTGCTTGGCACTGAAAACGGATCATGCCGGTGAGTTCTTGGCAGGCCACCTGGCGACGCTCAGCGACTTGCCACGCGAGCGACTTTCGCTGTACCTGTCGTTCGCTGCGCAGTACGCATCGACGCAACATTTGACTTCGATTGCCCAACTGTCACGCGATCGGTTCGCTGGCGATCAAGCGTATCAAGAAGAGTTGCTCAACTCGTTGCGTGCGGGAATCATCAAACGGGGCGATGCGATCCCCGATGCAATTCAGTCGTGGGCGTTGGACTTGGCCGCTCGCCACTTGGGTGTCGACTTGTCCGATCCGCAATCGAAACCACGAGTCGATTCCACGCCGATCGCGTGGAGCTACGTTACGCACCCAGCAGGCAATTCAGCTGACAATCCTTGGGCGGTCTCTGAGCGTCGATCGTCCGCAGACGGGCAATCTGGCAGCGTTTTGTACAGCAGTTTTCCGAAAGGCGAGCAGCGCACCGGGATCTACCGAAGTGGACGATTTACTCTGCCGGACAGTTTTTCGTTTTACATGGCCGGTCACGATGGATTTCCAAGCAAACCGCTGCAGCAATTGAACTTTGTCCGCCTGATCGACGCGGGGACCAACGCGGTTCTACAGCAATGGAGTCCTCCGCGAAACGACACGGCGCAACGAATCGACTGGCAAACGGGTCAGCACGCCGGAAAAGATGTCGTGATCGAGTTGGTGGATGGTGACACAGCGACTGCCTACGCATGGTTGGCCGTCGGGCGGTTTTCCGTTGACGGATTGAACCCCAGCCAAGTGCTCAGCAACTGGCGACGCGGTGCGGCGTTGGCTTGCGACTTTCAGTTGACCGAGCTTACCCCCGCACTCGCCACTCTGTTGTCTCATCCGGCATTGGATGCGGAGACCGCGACGGAGATTGCAAACGCCTTGATTGCCGATCATCCCACGGCCGTCCGCAGCACTTTGGCGCAGTCGTTTGTCGTCACGGGAATTACTGACGAATTGCGATCCAAGCTGGTCCAACAACTGTTAGCCAATGATGGAATCGATCAAGCGACGGAGTTGGTCTCTCAAGTGATGGCGATCGCGAGTTCGGCTCAGCAAAAACGTTTGGCAGGGAGCCTAGCCTCCGATCGGCCGGGCGCCAGCGTCTTGATCCGTTGCATCGAGTTGGGGCGTGGTTCTCCGTCGATGCTTGCCGATGCCGCGATCGCAGGAAAACTGTCTGCGGTGATCGATGAGCAGCAAAGTCAGCGAGTCGCATTTTTGACGGCGACCTTGCCCGCAGTGGACCCGGCGGTTGCAAGTCAAATCGACGGTCGTCGCGCTTCGTTGCTCGCGGGGCTCGGTTCGGCGGAAACGGGCAAGAAACTGTTTGACCAACATTGTGGCGTCTGTCACCAGGTTGCCGGCCAAGGACATGCGGTGGGTCCGAATTTGGACGGCATCGGCAACCGTGGCTTGGAGCGACTGGCAGAAGACGTGTTGATGCCCAATCAAAACGTCGATGTGGCCTTTCGGGCGTCGCTGGTGCTGACCGATGACGGCAAGGTGTACAACGGGATCGTGAAACGAACCGAGGGGACTCAATTGGTTTTGGTCGACAGCACGGGCAAGGAGGTTTCCATCGCCGTCGATACGATCGAAAAACAAAAGGCAACGACGTTGTCGCCGATGCCCGCAAACTTTGCCGAGACGCTCAGCGAGCAACAGTGCAAAGATCTGTTCGCTTATCTGATGTCGCTGAGTCGCTGA
- a CDS encoding SHD1 domain-containing protein yields the protein MRSSKKTLLSAVVLSATLGWSTATVAETWTDATGKFKLEAKFLGAQDGTVALQKEDGSKIFVPFDKLDQRSQTQARELYGKMKAAAAASPAADQPAATRRAAVSPAMNNTSAPLGKSKFGANPTAEETVEILTRAMEESDLVTLWDSLPKKYQNDINQNTQMLAKNVDPMLWNGVGDIVKKLGRVLSEKKQFILGNENVGAFLPQDPKSLEIWDAAADAIQAVGNSSLTSHGKMQRFSVEGFLQSDGRNLASSFRALSKLMEDPSGDSTAGVPKMRVVSSDAQSAVVEVTRPDGDVETRGLVKVDNRWVPDDMAKEWDEQMQKAREGLQKIGSPEGKQQMMNARMMLGMVGGPLDSLLAASSQSEFDQAFNPVFNMVSGMVGQMMPGGPGGMGPGGFGPGGIGAGGFDGGGFDAGDAVPAEFGADAFGQ from the coding sequence ATGCGATCAAGCAAGAAAACCCTGTTGTCTGCCGTCGTTTTGTCCGCCACGCTCGGCTGGTCCACCGCGACCGTCGCCGAAACTTGGACCGATGCGACGGGCAAATTCAAGCTGGAAGCGAAGTTTCTCGGAGCCCAGGACGGCACGGTCGCGTTGCAGAAAGAGGACGGCTCAAAGATCTTTGTGCCCTTTGACAAGCTCGATCAACGTAGTCAAACGCAGGCCCGCGAACTGTACGGCAAAATGAAAGCCGCAGCGGCAGCAAGCCCTGCGGCCGATCAGCCCGCCGCAACGCGTCGCGCGGCAGTCTCACCCGCAATGAACAACACATCAGCGCCGCTTGGCAAATCCAAGTTCGGCGCGAACCCGACCGCCGAAGAGACCGTTGAGATTCTGACACGGGCCATGGAGGAATCGGACCTAGTGACGCTGTGGGATTCGTTGCCCAAAAAGTATCAAAATGACATCAACCAAAACACTCAAATGTTGGCCAAGAACGTCGATCCGATGCTTTGGAACGGCGTCGGAGATATCGTCAAGAAACTTGGGCGTGTGCTGAGTGAAAAGAAGCAGTTCATCTTGGGCAACGAGAACGTCGGCGCGTTTCTGCCCCAGGACCCCAAGTCGCTGGAAATTTGGGACGCCGCGGCTGACGCCATTCAAGCAGTCGGTAATAGCTCCCTGACCAGCCATGGCAAGATGCAGCGTTTTAGCGTGGAAGGTTTCTTGCAATCCGATGGAAGAAATCTTGCAAGTTCCTTCAGAGCGTTGTCCAAACTGATGGAAGACCCATCAGGTGACTCAACAGCGGGTGTTCCGAAGATGCGAGTCGTATCTTCCGACGCACAATCGGCGGTCGTGGAAGTCACCCGACCAGACGGCGATGTCGAAACCAGGGGACTGGTCAAGGTTGACAACCGGTGGGTGCCCGATGACATGGCCAAGGAGTGGGATGAGCAGATGCAAAAGGCGCGAGAAGGGCTTCAGAAAATTGGTTCCCCAGAGGGCAAGCAACAAATGATGAATGCCCGCATGATGTTGGGCATGGTCGGCGGGCCGCTTGATTCCTTGTTGGCTGCGAGTTCTCAGTCGGAATTCGACCAAGCGTTCAATCCGGTCTTCAACATGGTCTCCGGGATGGTCGGTCAAATGATGCCAGGAGGCCCAGGCGGTATGGGGCCTGGTGGATTCGGGCCAGGAGGTATCGGAGCGGGAGGATTTGACGGTGGTGGATTCGATGCAGGCGATGCCGTTCCAGCAGAATTCGGAGCGGACGCGTTCGGCCAGTGA
- a CDS encoding glycosyltransferase family 2 protein, whose translation MSDPKLSVVLPVRDRQHDIAERVERVLEALITLTREPAEVVVVDDGSRDATPEVLDDLSARYPQVRIIRHGRPRGMEAAGQTGLECSTGELVFIQESNTAVRIEDMRRLLRMAEDDSVVAARAESTPKSLSPELVRRLRAWGTDADQRIDSPVDLGESSSLQMLRRPHLQKLAGNQADRMRLQGETMHTTSVQKR comes from the coding sequence ATGTCCGACCCCAAGCTATCGGTTGTATTGCCCGTTCGCGATCGTCAACATGATATCGCAGAGCGAGTCGAGCGGGTCTTGGAGGCACTGATCACCTTGACCCGCGAACCGGCCGAAGTGGTCGTGGTGGACGACGGCAGCAGAGACGCGACACCGGAGGTCCTCGACGATCTGAGTGCCCGCTATCCTCAAGTGCGTATTATCCGACACGGTCGCCCACGAGGAATGGAAGCCGCCGGGCAAACGGGGCTGGAATGTTCAACAGGCGAGCTGGTCTTCATCCAAGAATCCAATACGGCAGTGCGGATCGAAGACATGCGTCGATTGCTGAGAATGGCCGAAGACGATTCCGTCGTTGCGGCTCGCGCGGAAAGCACACCAAAGTCTCTGTCGCCAGAGTTGGTGCGTCGCCTCAGAGCCTGGGGAACGGATGCCGATCAACGAATCGATTCGCCCGTCGACCTTGGCGAATCGTCGAGTCTGCAAATGCTGCGACGACCCCATCTGCAAAAGCTGGCCGGGAACCAAGCCGACCGAATGCGATTGCAGGGCGAGACGATGCACACCACGTCGGTTCAAAAACGCTAA
- the hisI gene encoding phosphoribosyl-AMP cyclohydrolase: MDSNPENETDAADGESIEPASQGPDFAKSSNGLLPAIAQDFRTGRVLMVAWMNEVAFAETLASGHAVYFSRSRGQLWRKGETSGHQQVVQEIRVDCDRDTILLLVEQQGAACHEGYESCFFRRVEPDRSLTVTEDRLVDPQTVYNQPKSE, translated from the coding sequence ATGGACTCAAACCCAGAAAACGAAACCGATGCGGCTGACGGCGAAAGCATCGAGCCGGCGAGCCAAGGTCCCGACTTCGCCAAATCGTCCAATGGACTGTTGCCGGCAATCGCCCAAGATTTCCGGACCGGACGTGTGCTGATGGTGGCCTGGATGAACGAAGTCGCCTTTGCAGAGACATTGGCCAGCGGTCACGCCGTTTATTTCAGTCGTAGTCGCGGCCAACTTTGGCGAAAAGGTGAGACCAGCGGCCATCAGCAAGTGGTTCAGGAGATCCGCGTCGATTGTGATCGCGATACAATTCTGCTGCTGGTCGAGCAACAGGGAGCCGCGTGCCACGAGGGCTACGAAAGCTGTTTTTTTCGACGCGTCGAGCCCGACCGTTCATTGACCGTTACCGAAGACCGCTTGGTCGACCCCCAAACTGTTTACAACCAACCCAAGAGCGAGTGA
- a CDS encoding RidA family protein has protein sequence MSAEAKLNELGIELPPAPKPVGVYKPIVVVGNMAYLSGHGPLDHKKTLVTGRLGLDMDVEAGYDAARLTGLGMLATLQSHLGSLDKVKRLVKLLGLVRCTDGFDQQPAVINGCSELFRDVFGEDAGVAARSALGTNALPGGIAVEIEAIFEIQE, from the coding sequence ATGAGTGCCGAAGCCAAACTGAACGAACTAGGAATCGAATTGCCGCCAGCCCCCAAACCCGTCGGCGTTTACAAACCGATCGTGGTCGTCGGAAACATGGCGTACCTGTCGGGGCATGGTCCACTGGATCACAAGAAAACGCTGGTGACCGGACGCTTGGGGTTGGACATGGATGTGGAAGCAGGCTATGACGCGGCGCGTCTGACCGGTTTGGGGATGCTTGCCACTCTGCAAAGTCACCTGGGCAGCCTGGACAAGGTCAAGCGGTTGGTCAAGTTGCTCGGATTGGTGCGTTGCACAGACGGTTTCGACCAACAACCGGCCGTGATCAATGGATGCAGCGAACTGTTCCGCGACGTGTTCGGCGAAGACGCAGGTGTGGCGGCTCGAAGCGCCCTGGGAACCAACGCGTTGCCCGGCGGCATCGCTGTTGAAATCGAAGCGATCTTTGAGATCCAGGAGTGA
- a CDS encoding tetratricopeptide repeat protein: MSSVTGNGDSAPALQQNPAPRKKYVRAVGPRLRKLLYLIFVLVALLFANSGYLAIVTFLEWFQNQTYQDFFYQYMFLAHLVLGLLLILPLVIFGFVHMWNTKDRRNRRAVRIGYALFAISLAILATGILLVRIGGFDLKQPVARNTVYWLHIACPLAAVWLYWLHRLAGPRIKWRIGMSFAGVAAAAIAAMVVMQMQDPRRWNSIGPDSGVQYFEPSLARTSTGDFIPADALMNDDYCVKCHADIHKDWADSVHRFSSFNNPPYLASVSGTREMSLKRDGTVQASRWCAGCHDPVPFFSGAFDDPEFDMLKHSTAKAGITCTVCHAITNVNSVRGNADYTIEEPLHYPFASSDNAALQWISNQLVKAKPSFHKKTFLKPFHKTAEFCSTCHKVHLPAALTGYKEFLRGQNHYDPYLFSGVSGHGARSFYYPPKAVDNCSKCHMPLVASNDFGAKKFDDAEELSVHNHLFPSANTGIAWLRDREEIIAAHEEFHKGNLRVDIFGIREDGEIDGALTAPLRPEVPTLKPGGKYLLETVIRTLKLGHLFSQGTVDSNEIWLQVTVTSGDRVIGKSGWIDEKKFNEVDPWSHFVNVFMLDKDGNRISRRNAEDIFTPLYNHQIPPGAGQTVHYELQIPDDVDAPIKVELKLLYRKFDAQYMDFVAKRNEELGQIIRGHEAGKDYTNDLPVTTMAVDTVVFPVEGVQQQAENPTREIPQWQRWNDYGIGLLLKGKAVLRQAEEAFLEVEKLDRYDGPLNLARVLNAEGRLDEAVVALQRADKYRETEGFPRWTWAWLSGVVNAQQGRLEQAEQNLKSVLEDNTEDMQKRGFDFSLDIEVINLLGRTQFDIGNVRQRQKRYDEGQRYFQEAVSRFQRTLEIDPENVTAHHNLQLLYEKLGDQELAEKHRLLHLRYKPDDNAQGRAIRLAREKYPAADHAAEAVVKYPLQRELETERNEIKTITPEVKEEASDVQ, translated from the coding sequence ATGTCTTCCGTCACTGGAAATGGGGACTCAGCACCGGCTCTCCAACAGAATCCGGCCCCCCGAAAAAAATACGTTCGTGCGGTCGGACCTCGACTTCGCAAGCTTCTTTATTTGATCTTTGTACTCGTCGCTCTGCTATTTGCGAACTCGGGTTATTTGGCAATCGTTACGTTTTTGGAATGGTTTCAGAACCAAACCTATCAGGACTTTTTCTATCAATACATGTTCCTTGCCCACCTCGTGCTTGGGTTGCTGTTGATTCTGCCGCTGGTGATCTTTGGGTTCGTCCACATGTGGAACACAAAGGATCGCCGCAACCGTCGCGCCGTACGAATCGGCTATGCGCTCTTTGCCATCAGTCTCGCCATTCTCGCTACGGGCATCTTGCTCGTACGAATCGGCGGGTTCGACCTCAAACAGCCCGTCGCAAGAAACACGGTTTACTGGCTTCACATCGCCTGTCCGCTCGCTGCGGTTTGGTTGTATTGGCTACACCGCTTGGCTGGCCCTCGCATCAAATGGCGAATCGGAATGAGTTTCGCCGGAGTTGCCGCGGCAGCGATCGCAGCAATGGTCGTGATGCAAATGCAGGACCCCAGGCGGTGGAACTCGATCGGACCCGATTCGGGCGTTCAATACTTCGAACCGTCGTTGGCCCGGACTTCTACGGGTGATTTCATACCGGCGGACGCGTTGATGAACGACGACTACTGTGTGAAATGCCACGCAGATATTCACAAGGATTGGGCAGACAGTGTCCATCGCTTCAGTTCGTTCAACAATCCGCCGTACCTGGCCAGCGTCAGCGGCACCCGTGAGATGTCGCTCAAACGAGACGGAACGGTTCAAGCCTCGCGATGGTGCGCCGGGTGTCACGATCCCGTGCCGTTCTTTTCGGGTGCCTTTGATGATCCGGAATTTGACATGTTGAAACACTCGACGGCTAAGGCAGGCATCACGTGCACGGTTTGTCACGCGATCACGAATGTGAACAGCGTTCGTGGCAACGCGGACTACACCATCGAGGAACCTCTGCACTATCCGTTCGCCAGCAGTGACAACGCCGCCCTGCAATGGATCAGTAATCAACTGGTCAAGGCGAAACCATCGTTCCACAAAAAGACTTTCTTGAAACCTTTTCACAAGACCGCCGAGTTCTGCTCGACATGCCACAAGGTGCATTTGCCCGCGGCGCTGACCGGATACAAAGAATTTCTTCGCGGGCAAAATCACTACGACCCTTATCTGTTCAGTGGGGTCTCTGGCCATGGCGCGCGTAGTTTCTACTATCCTCCCAAGGCGGTCGACAACTGCAGCAAATGCCATATGCCCCTGGTCGCGTCCAACGATTTTGGCGCGAAAAAATTCGACGATGCCGAGGAACTGAGTGTTCACAATCATCTCTTCCCCTCCGCCAATACCGGCATCGCATGGTTACGTGATCGAGAGGAGATCATCGCAGCCCACGAGGAGTTTCATAAGGGCAATCTGCGGGTCGATATTTTCGGAATTCGCGAGGATGGCGAGATCGATGGAGCACTCACTGCCCCGCTGCGACCCGAGGTCCCGACGCTCAAGCCCGGTGGAAAGTATTTGTTGGAGACGGTGATCCGCACACTAAAACTAGGGCACCTGTTCTCCCAGGGAACCGTCGACAGCAATGAGATTTGGTTACAAGTGACGGTGACCAGCGGCGATCGGGTGATCGGCAAGAGTGGCTGGATTGACGAAAAGAAGTTCAATGAAGTCGATCCGTGGTCGCATTTTGTCAATGTTTTCATGCTCGACAAAGACGGCAATCGGATCAGTCGACGCAACGCCGAGGACATCTTCACTCCTTTGTACAACCACCAGATTCCACCAGGGGCCGGGCAAACCGTCCACTATGAATTGCAGATTCCCGACGATGTGGATGCACCGATCAAAGTTGAACTGAAACTGCTTTATCGAAAGTTCGATGCCCAGTACATGGACTTCGTCGCCAAACGCAACGAAGAGCTAGGGCAGATCATTCGCGGTCACGAAGCGGGCAAGGATTACACCAATGATCTGCCTGTCACCACGATGGCGGTCGATACGGTTGTGTTTCCCGTCGAGGGAGTCCAACAGCAGGCCGAAAATCCGACACGCGAGATCCCGCAGTGGCAGCGATGGAATGACTATGGGATCGGTCTGTTGCTCAAAGGGAAAGCCGTATTGCGTCAGGCCGAAGAAGCGTTTCTGGAGGTGGAAAAGCTGGATCGCTACGATGGCCCGTTGAATTTGGCTCGTGTGCTGAACGCCGAAGGGCGTTTGGACGAAGCGGTTGTGGCTTTGCAACGAGCCGATAAGTATCGAGAGACCGAAGGGTTTCCACGATGGACCTGGGCTTGGTTATCGGGGGTGGTAAACGCTCAGCAGGGGCGATTGGAGCAGGCGGAACAGAACCTGAAAAGCGTGTTGGAGGACAATACCGAAGACATGCAAAAGCGAGGGTTTGACTTCAGTCTCGACATCGAAGTCATCAACCTGTTGGGGCGAACCCAGTTTGATATCGGAAATGTTCGTCAGCGACAGAAGCGTTACGATGAAGGCCAACGCTATTTCCAAGAGGCCGTGTCGAGATTCCAACGCACCTTGGAGATCGATCCTGAAAATGTGACAGCTCATCACAATCTGCAACTGCTGTACGAAAAACTCGGCGATCAAGAGCTGGCCGAAAAACATCGCCTGTTGCATTTACGTTACAAACCGGATGATAACGCTCAGGGGCGAGCAATACGTTTGGCGAGAGAAAAGTATCCCGCAGCCGATCACGCAGCCGAGGCCGTGGTGAAGTACCCGCTGCAGCGAGAATTGGAAACAGAACGGAATGAAATCAAAACGATCACGCCCGAAGTCAAAGAGGAGGCCTCCGATGTCCAGTGA